A single window of uncultured Pseudodesulfovibrio sp. DNA harbors:
- the atpA gene encoding F0F1 ATP synthase subunit alpha — protein sequence MQIKAEEISKIIQDQIQNYESRVEMSETGTVLYVGDGIARVHGVENVMAMELLEFPGGLMGMVLNLEEDNVGVALLGSDTGVKEGDPVKRTGKIYSVPVGDAVMGRVVNPLGEPLDGLGPIEASETRPVEMKAPGIIARKSVHEPCYTGLKAVDAMTPVGRGQRELVIGDRQTGKTAVCVDAILAQKTTDVHCFYVAIGQKKASVALVADVLRQHGAMDYTTIVSATASEPAPLQFIAAYTGATMAEFYRDNGKHALICYDDLSKQATAYREMSLLLRRPPGREAFPGDVFYLHSRLLERSCKVNDSLGAGSLTALPVIETQAGDVSAFIPTNVISITDGQIYLEPNLFLSGVRPAINVGLSVSRVGGSAQIKAMKQVAGTLRLDLATYRELAAFASFGSDLDQATQDKLNRGARMVEVLKQGQYKPQTVQQQVSILFAATRGFLDDVAVESVQKFEAEFHEFMANTKSAVLDSIVEKQKIDDAVEADLKAALEEFKKGFSA from the coding sequence ATGCAGATCAAAGCAGAAGAAATCAGCAAAATCATTCAGGACCAGATTCAGAATTATGAGTCTCGTGTTGAAATGAGCGAGACCGGTACCGTCCTCTATGTTGGTGACGGTATTGCTCGTGTTCACGGCGTTGAGAACGTCATGGCCATGGAGCTGCTGGAATTCCCCGGCGGCCTGATGGGCATGGTCCTCAACCTTGAAGAAGACAACGTTGGTGTCGCCCTGCTGGGTTCCGACACCGGTGTTAAGGAAGGCGACCCGGTCAAGCGTACCGGCAAGATTTACTCCGTTCCCGTCGGCGACGCCGTCATGGGCCGCGTGGTTAACCCCTTGGGTGAACCTCTTGATGGTCTGGGACCGATTGAAGCCAGCGAAACCCGTCCGGTCGAAATGAAGGCCCCCGGTATCATCGCTCGTAAATCGGTTCACGAGCCCTGCTACACCGGCCTCAAGGCTGTTGACGCAATGACTCCTGTTGGCCGCGGCCAGCGCGAGCTCGTCATTGGTGACCGTCAGACCGGTAAGACCGCTGTCTGCGTGGACGCCATCCTCGCCCAGAAGACCACCGATGTGCATTGCTTCTATGTTGCCATCGGCCAGAAGAAAGCATCTGTCGCACTGGTTGCCGACGTTCTTCGTCAGCACGGCGCAATGGATTACACCACCATCGTTTCTGCTACCGCTTCCGAGCCTGCACCGCTGCAGTTCATCGCTGCTTACACCGGTGCCACCATGGCAGAATTCTACCGTGATAACGGCAAGCATGCACTGATCTGCTACGATGACCTTTCCAAGCAGGCTACAGCTTACCGCGAAATGTCCCTCCTGCTTCGTCGTCCTCCGGGCCGTGAAGCTTTCCCTGGTGACGTTTTCTACCTTCACTCCAGACTGCTGGAACGTTCCTGTAAGGTTAATGATAGCCTCGGTGCCGGTTCTCTGACCGCCCTGCCCGTCATTGAAACCCAGGCCGGTGACGTCTCCGCATTTATTCCGACCAACGTTATCTCCATTACTGACGGTCAGATTTACCTGGAGCCCAACCTGTTCCTGTCCGGTGTTCGCCCGGCCATCAACGTCGGTCTCTCCGTCTCCCGAGTCGGTGGTTCCGCACAGATCAAGGCCATGAAGCAGGTTGCCGGTACTCTGCGTCTCGACCTCGCTACTTACCGCGAGCTCGCCGCATTCGCATCCTTTGGTTCTGACCTTGACCAGGCTACTCAGGACAAATTGAACCGTGGCGCACGCATGGTTGAAGTTCTGAAACAGGGCCAGTACAAGCCGCAGACCGTCCAGCAGCAGGTTTCTATCCTGTTCGCCGCTACTCGCGGTTTCCTGGATGACGTTGCCGTTGAATCTGTCCAGAAATTCGAGGCAGAATTCCACGAATTCATGGCTAACACCAAATCTGCAGTTCTCGACTCCATCGTCGAAAAACAGAAGATTGACGACGCTGTTGAAGCTGATCTCAAGGCCGCCCTTGAAGAGTTCAAGAAAGGCTTCAGCGCTTAA
- a CDS encoding ATP synthase F0 subunit B, with amino-acid sequence MYVFFAVLLTALAVSSVAFASAAEGHAVFTPENVKNYGLRMLNFAIFAALLYKFGGAKIKDFFVGRRDGIKQDLDDLQSRQVEAEKKLKDVESSIANMAQEKQQILEDAKAQGEAIKAAIIEKAKKDAVALTEQAKRTASNEAQAAIETIRGEMADMVIEAAEKIVAEKLSAEDHDKLVDDYLTKVVLN; translated from the coding sequence ATGTATGTGTTTTTTGCGGTCCTGCTGACCGCTTTGGCTGTCTCCTCTGTCGCTTTTGCCAGCGCTGCGGAAGGTCACGCTGTTTTCACGCCTGAAAACGTGAAGAACTATGGCCTTCGGATGCTCAACTTCGCGATTTTCGCTGCACTGCTTTACAAGTTTGGCGGAGCAAAAATCAAAGACTTCTTCGTGGGGCGCCGCGACGGTATCAAGCAAGATCTCGATGATCTGCAGTCCCGTCAGGTAGAGGCCGAAAAGAAGCTCAAAGATGTTGAGTCCAGCATAGCCAACATGGCGCAGGAAAAGCAGCAGATCCTTGAGGATGCCAAGGCGCAGGGCGAGGCTATCAAGGCCGCTATCATCGAAAAGGCCAAGAAGGATGCCGTAGCTCTGACCGAACAGGCAAAGCGCACCGCTTCCAACGAGGCACAGGCTGCCATCGAAACCATTCGCGGCGAAATGGCCGACATGGTAATCGAAGCTGCCGAGAAGATCGTTGCCGAGAAGCTGAGCGCCGAAGATCACGACAAGCTCGTGGATGACTATTTAACAAAGGTGGTGCTCAATTGA
- the atpH gene encoding ATP synthase F1 subunit delta translates to MIGNVVSRRYAKALFAVGAAKGEAEQAKYGEQLIAIGASISEAPEATAFFKNPAFSVEEKKSVLNQLIEKVSVDPMVKNFCDLMADKGRVEMLPAVASDYKAMIDVVSGVISGELTTVGELNEERKSAIQANLEKQAGKKLELSFSTNKEILGGIVLKVGDKVMDASLKAQLQILKENIKRGE, encoded by the coding sequence TTGATCGGTAACGTCGTTTCCCGCCGCTATGCCAAAGCTCTGTTTGCCGTTGGCGCTGCCAAAGGCGAAGCAGAACAGGCAAAGTACGGCGAGCAGCTGATCGCCATCGGCGCTTCCATCAGTGAGGCTCCCGAGGCCACAGCTTTCTTTAAAAACCCGGCATTCTCTGTCGAGGAAAAGAAATCTGTGTTGAATCAGTTGATCGAAAAAGTTTCGGTTGACCCGATGGTCAAGAACTTCTGTGATCTCATGGCCGACAAGGGCCGGGTCGAGATGCTTCCTGCCGTCGCTTCTGACTACAAGGCCATGATTGACGTCGTGTCCGGCGTTATCTCCGGTGAACTCACCACGGTGGGTGAACTTAACGAGGAAAGAAAATCTGCAATCCAGGCGAACCTCGAAAAACAGGCCGGCAAGAAGCTGGAGCTGTCTTTCTCTACCAACAAGGAAATCCTTGGTGGTATCGTCCTCAAGGTCGGGGACAAAGTCATGGACGCCAGCCTCAAGGCTCAGCTGCAGATTTTGAAAGAAAATATTAAAAGGGGTGAGTAG
- a CDS encoding ATP synthase F0 subunit B has protein sequence MVLPDKTIFIQGLNFLVMIFLLNIVLIKPIREIIKKRKGLMADQLEKIEGFNENAETKVADYEAQLTAARKEAGEIRSAAKDAGVVEEQALLSAAGTEASSTIQAARTEIKSQVKGAMEQLTKDVDKYAEQATGKILGQA, from the coding sequence ATGGTATTACCTGACAAAACAATTTTTATCCAAGGCCTGAACTTCTTGGTTATGATCTTCTTGCTGAACATCGTGCTCATCAAGCCGATTCGCGAGATCATCAAGAAACGCAAGGGGTTGATGGCTGATCAGCTGGAGAAAATCGAAGGCTTCAACGAGAACGCTGAGACGAAAGTGGCCGACTATGAGGCCCAGCTCACCGCAGCTCGCAAGGAAGCCGGAGAGATTCGGAGTGCTGCAAAAGACGCAGGCGTGGTCGAAGAACAGGCCCTGCTGTCTGCTGCCGGCACCGAAGCATCCAGCACCATCCAGGCAGCTCGTACCGAGATTAAATCTCAGGTCAAGGGCGCCATGGAACAGCTGACCAAGGACGTGGACAAATACGCTGAGCAGGCTACAGGCAAGATCCTGGGCCAGGCTTAG